A stretch of DNA from Lotus japonicus ecotype B-129 chromosome 4, LjGifu_v1.2:
ttttgttttgttttttacagCAAGGATCCGGGTTATATCAGAGTGAATGCGCATGACACTCAGAATATGAAAGATGATGTGAGTTTTACTATTTTCCACTGAATCTGTACTTCAATTTCTGCACCATCCCCCACGTGcaagattaacttgattttcTTTTGCAGTTTTTACCTATGTCAATCTCTTTATTGGTTCTAAATGTATATTACATGTATATGCTAATGACTTCAAAAGATCAAATGGTTTATGACAGGAGCCTCTTTTGAAGATTGAGATAAATAATCCTGCTTTGCTGGCTGGAAATTGGTCCCAGCTTTGTGCAACTTGCAAGGTTCTCCCTGCTTTTTTTAGAATGTCTGTCTCCTTGCTGTGAAGTACACAATGATCAATATCTTGCACACACTGACATACAAATTACATGTCTATCTATCCTTGCTTCAAATTATTTTGTAGACAATTTCATGTTGCATTTTCTTTAGATTGTCAGGCCTCTCCGGGCAAAACACTGTTCTACCTGTGATCGTTGTGTGGAACAATTTGATCATCATTGTCCTTGGGTATCCAATTGCATCGGCAAGGTAATTCTGGGTTAATTTTCAATTTACACGCTTTTGCATTTGGATTCAATTGAATATATTATTAAGCTTTCTATTCTGTCATTTACTTCAATGAGAAATAAGTCTTGGGAAAAATAGATTAGTCTCAGACATTTGGTTAGTTGACCTCTGGGTTCTTCCCCTCTGATTTCCTTTGCAAATATTATTCTTTTTATGCTCTTCATGAACTTCAAGTTTATTGGGACatggcttttgttgttgtttttgtatGAACTTCAAGTGTGTAGCACACCATTCATCAATAGTTGCATTAATGCAACTTTTAGTACCATAGACAAGTGCTTATTAGGTGATACAATTGTCATTGGAATTTATATGGTGCAGGCGGTTTAGATTGGTCAGTCTTGACTGAGTGGAGGTACTAGTGACTGTTTAGTTTGCTTCTGCAATATAGCTGTCCATAAAATATATAGCTGTTTAAgataaaaatttgaattttttattacaATATCTAGTGTGAGAGCATATCCTGTTTCCTGTCTCACCTTTTTACTAGAGTGAACACGGTGGTTGCTAATTCTATCTCACTACATCCCCTTCTCTATATCCTTTAATTTTGAAAACGCGATTTCATTTTTTCTTATTGATTGGATCAACATGATCTTTTCTTCTTGGTAGACAAATTTGATCTGATTTGTTACACTTTATGATTGCAGAAGAACAAATGGGATTTCTTTGCTTTTCTTGTTCTTGAAGTTTCGGCAATGCTGTTTACTGGTGGAGTTTGTCTTACAAGTATGTGTATGTTGAGATAAAGAGCTGAGTTGTCAATTTCTCTGCAGTTCAAATTGCTGATAGAAACTAAATTTGAGTGCAGGAGTATTAACTGATCCAGTTGCTCCTTCTTCGTTTGGGGCATGGATTCATTATGTTGGTAAGAATCACGTTGGTGCAATATCGTTTCTCATTGCTGATTTTTTCCTCTTCTTTGGCGTGTTTGCTTTGACAGTTGTTCAGGCTAGTCAGGTATGTTGTTTTAGCCTCATTTACTGGTTTTGGCGCAAAAGAAATTTTCTCTCCTCTGTTGTTCTGACACATTTTCTTTCCctgctttttttttcttacgcCAGATTGCACGCAATATCACAACAAATGAAATGGCGAATGTGATGCGGTATAGCTACCTCAGAGGTCCAGGTGGTAGATTCAGAAATCCATACGATCATGGTATCAAGAAAAACTGTTCTGATTTCTTGATCAATGGATACAATGAAGACGTGGAGGTGGTTGAAGAATTAGGTCAGTCGGAGGAGGGTGTTGGAATGATGCACATGACAAGGAACTCAAACTTAGCAAATGGAGACTCACATTCGCATTCTGAACATGCAACGGGCACTGGGAATGGTCATCATATTATTAATGTGAATTCCAATAATAGCAACTCCAAAACACATCATGGTCATGTTAATGGTCATGTTCATTCTTCAAATTGTAGTCATGCTAACCAAGGCAAAACCAGAAATGACAGCACTCCTGTGGGCTTAGGTCTTGGCCTTGGACGGAACTCTAGATCTGTTGCACCCTCATCATGATATTTACATGTCTGGTTGTACCTAACTGTAATGTATCATAGATATGTCTGGGTTAGTTTACGTAATTCAATTTATTGTGGCTCTTTTTGTGCAATCTTACGTTAAATTTTAGTCagcttctcttctcttctctattTTCCCcactttttatatattttgagtCGATTTCCATTTTTGTAGCTAATAAGCCTCGGAATCACCATAAAATACATGTATATTTAGAAAATAGTTCTGTTCAAATACTTTCACATTGGCTCATGCTTATTTTTAAGTTACATATAGTTGATGATTTGATCCTTGACATACATTACACATCAAGAATTTCATGTTTAAAGAGATAATAAGTTGAAGAAAGCAAATAAGAGAATTATATTATTATCTCTAATATACGAGATAAAATAAGTGATAATACTCTGATATATTTTTGTCCTCACATGAGAAGAAAACAAGACACATAGttatattttattaaagttGTATATTCACTTCTGTACCTATGTCTCAACTATTATATTATAAGGATAACAAATTCATTTGAAATAAATGCaattttttctttcacttttcTCTCCTAAAGGAAAGAAAATTTTGGCCAAAAGAAATGATTATAACCTTTTACTTTCCATCCaagtaatatatattttttactccttttcattttctttttctcaataGCTATCATGGATAAAGATTGATTACAAGTTTAACCACAGATATGTTAGTAGCAGttcaaattaaattatcattatcAAAATACAATGGATGTATTAGCTATAAAATATTTGTAATGCATGTTGCTGGTTCAACAAGTTATAGATTACTTGAGCTAAGTGGAAAAACTTGCTGAATCACTGactaataatcataatcatttctacaataaaataaaaagaaattcaGTTGACtatgatttcttttttttttctttggtcaATTACTATGATTTATAGCATAATGAAATTTGACAATATGAGGCCACTTttgcttttcctttttcttttggtcTGAATAGCCTTTGCTTAAtttgaggattttttttttgcctacGGTCCTAGCCCAGGCCTAGTTAATAGAAAAGGGTTAGCATGATTTGCATGGCCTGTTTTTCTGTTGTTTTCTTGTCTTAAAAAGTGGAGTAGTAGTTTATTTTAacaattaaaaattacataaaTACAATTTCTGAAAAATCGAAATAAAATGCATACAACTTCACAGTGTTCTCTGCTATTAACAATTTTGCATATTTAATTATCCATACACTATTTTGCTATTAACTAATTTAGCATTATCTActttatttatttctcttatTATTATCCATACACTATTATTTTCCAATCCATATAGAAAATGACAAGTTGTAAGGATCTTGACAATAATTTGATTATATATGGATATAGATATTGTTAGGTTCTACTTGTGATGATTCTACATAAAACAGTGGTCGAGGATTCCGctggatttaatttttttaatttaaaataaataaaaaaagactgAAGAAGAACTagttgtatttatttatttatttatgtagaTTGATTAGAGATGAAAATGATGTTTACTTGAAAAGATAAAATAGACAAACAAAAACGACAGCGTATAGCAACAATGAAAGAGAAGCCATTTCCATAACGATCcaacagaacagagaaaagCGGAAGGGGCGAACGCGGGACCCGCATGGAAGAGAAGACCCCACACTTCTCTCTACTGTTGTTCTTATCCCAATTCCATTCCATTGCATTCATCATCACTGCCACGTGTCACTCATCAGGTGGCTTcactctccttcttcttcttcttgtttcttcttcttcttccatcatcATCACTCTTCTCTCACACACCACCTTCATTCATTGCTTCTCTCTCctccactttctctctctaaaactCACAGTTTCCATTTCCATGGCGCCAGTTCCGATTCTCCTCCGCTCACGATCACGGTGAAGACATCACCGCCATTCATTTCACTCACCAGTCACCACCTCCTTTCCATTTCTAGAATTTCAGAGAAAACTGTAAAGCTCTCTGATCATCAAACCTAACCAATCACACGTTTCGTTTTTTGTTTGATTCATCTGCACTTTTTGTTCTTCTCTCACGCTTTTtgattattaaataaataaagctgaaaaatgaaaatatctcATGAAAGAGAGTCTCACTCTCTGTTTAAGCttcaaaaaaatcaatataaatgAATCAAAAATGGAAAGTTTCATGGAAGGAATCATCGTTATCGTTTGCAGTAGTTTGATTAGAGGAGTGGTTATTCAGTTAGGGATTTGCAGGTTGCGTAGATTCTGCTTATGGTGTTTGAGTTTCTCTCTTGTAAGTGAACCTGCTATAGTGATTGTAGCGTGTAAATCAAGTGTGATGAAATCATAGTTGAATTTTTATGAGTTTCTCTTGTTCTATCTGTTTGATCAATATGATGTGATTAATATAGTTAGATTGacatatttgtttatttttgtttaatttagtTATTATTACttgatgcagttaagtataaaGGGATTTTGTTCTGAAATGGAAACTTGAATTTCTTTGGCACATTCCATGCATGCATTTGGTGATCATAAAAAATGGGGGGTATATGTTCTAGGAAGAGAAATCAGCAAGTTATCGAAGATGATTTTCGCAGAGGAGTCTCGGGTAGGTATTGTAGGAGTGGCAGCTCGAAATGGTTAGGAGCAAGAAGTTTGCGGTCTATGGCGAATCATTCTCCTGGAGGGGGTACCTGCCCCTCCCTCATGGATTTATGCATAAATAAGATACGTGAGGTACTTGTTTTCTTTGGACTGATTAATTGTTTTTTGTTGTTTGGGGTATTGTTGTCATTCGGTACTTGATCCTTATGTTTTAAGTTGTAATAACAGGATTTTCATAAATATAATTCCTTTTCGATTCTTCCAAGAGATATAAGCCAGCAAATCTTCAATGAATTGGTGGATTCTCATTGCCTAACAGAGGCGTCTCTCAATGCATTTCGAGATTGTGCTCTTCAGGTACAGTATTAGTGGTTTTGTGGAATTGTAAGTGTTGATTAGGTTTAAGTACTTGCAAGTTCTAGTTACAAAGATGACTTTGCTTATGTTGTTTGTACTTTGATGGCAGGATGTTTACTTGGGTGAATATCCTGGGGTGAATGATGCTTGGATGGATGTCATCTCGTCGCAAGGGTCTTCTTTACTTTCAGTTGATATCTCTGGTTCTGACGTGACAGACAATGGATTGCGACTCTTAAAGGATTGCTCCAATCTTCAAGCATTGGCTCTCAATTATTGTGACCAGTTTTCAGAACATGGGCTGAAATACATTAGTGGTAGAGTACTAGAGTTACTCATTTTCTCTGTGATTTGAATTTTTAACCCGAATGCGTTAGTTATTTCGTGAACATGGTAAAATCATACTAATTATTCAAATGAGATGAGACTTTGTCCTGAGATTGATGATATTGAATGCCTACCTGGCACTCTATGTGTATCTACCCTGTCAACCATGTATACTtgttttgtctttctcttacacaTGAAACAACGGAATCTGTTGTCATGAAGATTTTGGTATATCTTACATTACAAAATTGGAGAAACTCATTCATGTTGAAACGGAATTCACCTTTATCAGAGAAATTTCTTGAAGGCTGGTTTTATTTATGTGAATTTTCTCgttgtcatttttatttttgtctCATTGGCCATGACAGCGTGTGGCATACCGTTCAGAGTTATTCTTAGGGATCAATTATTATTACTTTTCCTTGTAGtagttttaatttaaataaggaaatttaattttgaaatgaaACCCTCTCATTGGACATTATGTAATATTGGCGATATGTACATTCAATAgaacaaaaatattatttgttccGATATCAAATGGATTAGGAATTTATGATTAACTTGCTTTAGGTTTAAAAGTTCTATTTGattaacataaaaattaatgcaatttttttGCATAGGTCTTTCAAACTTAACTTCATTGAGCATCAGGAAGAGCAGCGCTGTCACACCTGATGGAATGCGTGCTTTCTCTAACTTACTTAATTTGGAGAAGTTGGACCTTGAGAGGTGTTCAGAGATCCATGGTGGATTTGTTCATCTTAAAGGTTTCTATTCTTGATATCTTGATCAATTACATATAAAAAGATAACTTGTTCGCTATGTTATGTTTGCATTGTTAAAAATCTTGTGATCTGAAAAAAAATTAGCTGTTCATTAATATACAGTTAGGTATCAGGTATGAGTAATTGGCTGGAGTAATTGGCTAGAAGATGAATATGGTTGTCATTCTATATAACTTCGCGGAATTTCCTTTTGTGTTTCATGCCTGACTCTCCAAGCACTATAGATACTTATTTCATTCGCTATTCATGGTAAAGTTCATATGCATATGATGAGTTTTCCACGTTCTTTGAATCAGTAACTCCTGTTAAGCATTATAAAGTGCTTAAAGACAAACTATTCTAAAAGATATTGTAAGATGAATTATCATCACTATTGGTGCTGTAGTTAGTGCTTAATGGGAATGATGAGTTCTACTTTCCTTCAATGAACCTTGTGCAAAAATGTTAAGGGGGAAAAGGGTCCAAGATCAGGGCATGCCAATGAAGGATACAAAATAATGACTTACCAATGGAGGACCATGAATTAGAATTGATCCTCGGAAGGAGTCAAGGCCTTTCGATCCTACCAGTGGAGAAAACCTTCATTGGCTTTATGGTTTCTTCAAGGAAACTTATTATTTAGATATTATCAGATGCTGCCCTTCTTAGAGGGCCCTTTTATTAAAACTTGATTTCAGCGTTACTGTGCTATAGATTTAGTTTACTTTGACTTCTGTTTGAATACAGCTCTGAAAAAGCTTGAGTCTCTTAATGTTGGATGCTGTAAATGTGTTATGGATTCAGACATGAAGGCTATTTCAGGTATTGATCACAAGGCTTAGTGTTTTTATGACTATATCTGCTTTAGATTGTTGTCAGTTCTTTCTGCTTTTACTTTAGAGGCTAAAAGCTAGGCCTTCTTCTGTTTGACTTGACTGTTAGCGTGTAATGTTTCAGGGCTTATGAATTTAAAGGAGTTACAAATTTCCAACAGCAGTATTACTGATATTGGGATCACGTATTTAAGAGGTATTTTCCATGATAATAATTGTCATAATCATAACGTGACTATAGTCCAGAGCTGTTTTTACTATTTCATGCACATCAGAACATGTCTAGTTGTGTTCAATGTCCACTCTCAAATGAAAAtatgcttttcttttttataatcAAAATGGAGTTTTAGTTTATTGAATAAGTTGTAAAAGCATTATAGCAGTTTGCTAATGCTTATATGTATTATGATTTCTGTTCTCAATGTGGTCTCTCTCTCTTTACAGGTTTGCAGAAGCTTTCCACATTAAATGTTGAAGGATGCAATATTACTGCTGCATGTTTAGAGTCTATTTCTGGTAATAaaatattcttattttattCTTTGAATTGTCATTTCATTATTTTTCCTTATTCTCAAAGTGTTTGTGTACTGCATGAGCTTTCGGCAAATTTATTTGGGAAATTAAGGATTTGACATGCCTAACATCCAATCAAATTAAGCTAGAGCAGTAAAGACAATGTCTGAACTTGGAAACTCGTATTTGCTTATTACTGTTCCAAAATTTTCTTGGTTAGTTCGTTAATCATATAGTTCTTTTTTGGCGCAGCCTTAGCTGCCTTGGCATGCTTAAATCTCAACAGATGTGGTCTCTCTGATGATGGATTTGAGAAATTTTCTGGTAACTTTGACTCTCATACATCATGACCAAATTTGACGGCTTCCCATGTCAATGTCTATAGGCAACAATACTTGCTTTTATATTGTGCACTCCCCTTTCCTGCAGGTCTTACAAGCTTGAAGAGATTAAGTCTGGCGTTTAACAAGATCACAGATGAATGCTTAGTTCATCTTAAAGGTGCTTCAAACTTGACTTTCACAGTTTTTCTTTGGTTTTATCTCTTCTatttcttttccctttttcaAATGCCAAACACATTGAAGATGGATCtttcctttttgttttttggcAGGTTTGACAAATCTGGAGTATTTGAATCTGGATTCTTGTAAGATAGGTGATGAAGGGCTTGCTAAATTGACAGGTTTACAACTAGATTTCCCATTACCTCTTTTATAGATTTGAATGTGCATTGCATTGCTTGAAGTTTATATAGACTTGTACTTTTTCAATGTTATATTGATCTGTGCTTGGAGATACATGGGATGAGGCTATAT
This window harbors:
- the LOC130711145 gene encoding protein S-acyltransferase 24 isoform X2, with amino-acid sequence MNGYQTTHVAAQYGQTAYLYHVVSKWNADPDVPDNDGRSPLHWAAYKGFADSIRLLLFLDAHRGRQDKEGCTPLHWAAIRGNLEACTVLVQAGKKEDLMVTDNTGLTPAQLASDKNHRQVAFFLGNARRLLDKRCDGNTRLGKIAKLGLAPVLWFIIFLLLVTYINSVILASNMPKLTAAAGLLAWFGVLLATAGLVMFYKCSSKDPGYIRVNAHDTQNMKDDEPLLKIEINNPALLAGNWSQLCATCKIVRPLRAKHCSTCDRCVEQFDHHCPWVSNCIGKKNKWDFFAFLVLEVSAMLFTGGVCLTRVLTDPVAPSSFGAWIHYVGKNHVGAISFLIADFFLFFGVFALTVVQASQIARNITTNEMANVMRYSYLRGPGGRFRNPYDHGIKKNCSDFLINGYNEDVEVVEELGQSEEGVGMMHMTRNSNLANGDSHSHSEHATGTGNGHHIINVNSNNSNSKTHHGHVNGHVHSSNCSHANQGKTRNDSTPVGLGLGLGRNSRSVAPSS
- the LOC130714978 gene encoding uncharacterized protein LOC130714978 gives rise to the protein MGGICSRKRNQQVIEDDFRRGVSGRYCRSGSSKWLGARSLRSMANHSPGGGTCPSLMDLCINKIREDFHKYNSFSILPRDISQQIFNELVDSHCLTEASLNAFRDCALQDVYLGEYPGVNDAWMDVISSQGSSLLSVDISGSDVTDNGLRLLKDCSNLQALALNYCDQFSEHGLKYISGLSNLTSLSIRKSSAVTPDGMRAFSNLLNLEKLDLERCSEIHGGFVHLKALKKLESLNVGCCKCVMDSDMKAISGLMNLKELQISNSSITDIGITYLRGLQKLSTLNVEGCNITAACLESISALAALACLNLNRCGLSDDGFEKFSGLTSLKRLSLAFNKITDECLVHLKGLTNLEYLNLDSCKIGDEGLAKLTGLILLKSLVLSDTEVGNSGLRYISGLNKLEDLNLSFTSVTDNGLKRLAGLTNLKSLNLDARQITDAGLANLTSLSGLITLDLFGARISDSGTAYLRSFKKLQSLEICGGGISDAGVKNIREIVSLTQLNLSQNGNLTDRTLELISGMTALRSLNVSNCRITNEGLRHLKPLKNLRSLTLESCKVTASEIKKLQSAELPNLLSFRPE